The Humulus lupulus chromosome 3, drHumLupu1.1, whole genome shotgun sequence genome window below encodes:
- the LOC133820959 gene encoding glycosyl hydrolase 5 family protein-like, translated as MKMGSFSLPHLLSVFTFITFFLVSQTGPATGLPLTTNSRWIVDEMSGKRVKMACVNWVSHLEVVLAEGLNKQPIDAIVGRISSMGFNCVRLTWPVYLATNTSLASLTVRQSFQRFGLVEAIAGIEANNPSIIDLPLIEAYQTVVAGLRKGKVMVILDNHVSNPSWCCNNKTDGNGFFGEKYFDPDLWIKGLTRMATLFKNDHNVVGMSLRNELRGPRQNEDDWYKYMQRGAEAVHAANPNVLVIISGLNFDTHLSFLHDRPFALTFSGKLVFEVHWYSFSDSDAWASENANKVCGVLAANMKRQSGFLVKRGFPLFFSEFGVDQRGTKENDNRCLNCALAVAAELDLDWALWTLAGSYYYRSGIVGLEEVYAVLNWDFDGVRNETMLHKMTSIRYPFQGPGLSTGQPHKVIFHPATGQCVVRKSQSGPLALGPCSSSDAWHFSRDKKVLRIRGTPFCLRAGEAGKPAQLSKDCADFDSKWKPISESNLQLSTTTGKNDTVCLDVDSANEIVINPCYCVSKDSSCDPSRQWFKLVHSTRQPNLEFFSN; from the exons atgaagatgggaagcttctctctccctcaccttCTCTCAGTTTTCACCTTCATCACATTCTTCTTAGTATCCCAAACCGGGCCAGCGACTGGTCTGCCACTGACCACCAATTCGAGATGGATTGTGGACGAGATGAGCGGGAAGAGAGTGAAAATGGCGTGCGTGAATTGGGTTTCTCATCTGGAGGTTGTGCTGGCCGAAGGACTCAACAAGCAGCCTATTGATGCCATTGTAGGCCGAATCTCATCGATGGGGTTCAACTGTGTTCGCCTCACTTGGCCTGTCTACTTGGCCACCAACACCTCACTCGCCTCTCTCACCGTTCGACAGTCCTTCCAAAGGTTTGGTCTTGTAGAAGCCATAGCTGGTATTGAGGCCAATAATCCCTCCATCATCGACCTTCCCCTCATCGAAGCCTACCAG ACAGTGGTAGCTGGGCTTAGAAAAGGGAAGGTGATGGTGATCCTGGACAATCATGTTAGCAATCCCAGTTGGTGTTGCAACAATAAAACCGATGGCAATGGGTTCTTTGGGGAAAAGTACTTCGACCCAGACCTGTGGATTAAGGGGCTTACTCGAATGGCCACACTGTTCAAGAATGATCACAATGTCGTCGGCATGAGCTTGAGGAATGAACTCCGTGGGCCCAGGCAGAATGAAGACGATTGGTACAa GTACATGCAAAGAGGAGCCGAGGCAGTTCATGCAGCAAACCCAAATGTCCTTGTGATTATCTCTGGTTTAAATTTCGATACGCACTTGTCGTTCTTACACGATCGACCATTCGCGCTAACATTTTCTGGTAAACTAGTATTTGAAGTTCACTGGTATTCCTTTTCGGACTCGGATGCATGGGCAAGTGAGAACGCAAACAAAGTGTGTGGTGTGTTGGCCGCTAACATGAAGAGACAATCAGGGTTCTTGGTAAAGAGAGGATTTCCATTGTTTTTTAGTGAGTTTGGAGTCGACCAAAGGGGGACCAAAGAGAATGACAACAGGTGCTTGAATTGCGCCTTAGCTGTGGCAGCTGAGCTAGACTTGGATTGGGCTTTGTGGACTTTGGCTGGTAGTTACTACTACAGATCAGGTATTGTTGGGTTAGAAGAGGTTTACGCAGTCTTGAACTGGGATTTTGATGGAGTTCGAAATGAAACTATGTTACACAAGATGACTTCAATTCGATATCCTTTTCAAG gaccAGGTTTATCAACAGGTCAACCACACAAAGTCATTTTCCACCCTGCAACTGGTCAATGTGTTGTAAGAAAATCCCAATCGGGTCCATTGGCGTTGGGTCCTTGCTCTAGCTCTGATGCATGGCACTTTTCACGTGATAAGAAGGTATTGAGGATCAGAGGAACACCCTTCTGCTTACGAGCAGGAGAAGCAGGGAAACCAGCCCAACTTAGCAAAGATTGTGCCGACTTCGACTCCAAATGGAAGCCCATTTCGGAATCTAACCTGCAACTCTCTACTACCACTGGCAAAAACGACACCGTTTGCCTAGACGTTGATTCTGCGAATGAGATTGTCATAAACCCTTGCTATTGCGTGAGTAAAGATAGTTCGTGCGACCCGTcaaggcaatggttcaagcttgTTCACAGCACAAGACAACCAAACTTAGAATTTTTTTCCAATTAA